One genomic window of Fundidesulfovibrio soli includes the following:
- a CDS encoding methyl-accepting chemotaxis protein, with amino-acid sequence MGIRGKMFLPFVAVVIILGGVSLWTLDSSLSALEKRFVMRIVAGKAAEVENAIENVSRMTLEQAAMFSRIPSVIAAYEEALSGNINDEADPAAQNARQRIRKELADVGAGYSEVLGGRKLMLHYHLPNARSLVRLWRDKQVTRNGQKLDVSDDISAFRPTVKDVNATGKPVMGVELGEGGFVIRGVAPVKTAQNKQLGSVELLAEFGPILEGAASEGQELLLYMNAQFLNITAALRDPAKNPVLDGKFVRVSGAKDAGLEKLVTPELLARGQKELVVERKGDLSLGAFPIKDYKGVQTGVMVAVVNTASESATISTAKYTLAALLALLLIVPTGIASIAFMRSVARPIDRIVAKIRDITEDKADLTDRLPEDSRDEMASLAIWFNKLMVKVSQLISINRSVLDAVPDPLFVVDEEYRIKFANKATSEFAGIDQRALAGMSCSDIFKTKACNTPDCPIQRERDNTRGDGAARIECIKEGRRVVLRPFVKTITDDHGTLLGYLELAQDVTGMVEREEALEEHLEQLRHVNAEITAVAEEISGSLEEISAQVEEVSQGADIQKSRVEETLSSMSEMTAASRDAARSAQEASTQAEATRETAEQGEKVVRQAREVIDSVRAQTELLRSNMDGLGRRAQDIGRILTVINDIADQTNLLALNAAIEAARAGDAGRGFAVVADEVRKLAEKTVHATGEVSEVIGAIQNETRNNLDVTVKAVETVDKATSLSELSGDSLKRIVELVHLTAEQVRTIATAAEEQSSVSEHIGKALDDVHAVSASTARGMDASAQALSGLAELAQRLRSVVAIKE; translated from the coding sequence ATGGGTATTCGGGGCAAGATGTTTCTGCCTTTCGTTGCCGTAGTCATCATCCTGGGCGGGGTCAGCCTGTGGACCCTGGACAGCTCGCTGAGCGCACTTGAAAAACGTTTCGTGATGCGCATCGTGGCGGGCAAGGCCGCCGAGGTGGAGAACGCCATCGAGAACGTCTCACGCATGACCCTGGAGCAGGCTGCCATGTTCAGCCGCATCCCCAGCGTCATCGCCGCCTACGAAGAAGCCCTCTCGGGCAATATCAACGACGAGGCCGACCCCGCGGCCCAGAACGCCCGCCAGCGCATCCGCAAGGAACTGGCCGACGTCGGCGCGGGATACTCGGAGGTGCTCGGCGGGCGCAAGCTCATGCTGCACTACCACCTGCCCAACGCCCGCAGCCTCGTGCGGCTCTGGCGCGACAAGCAGGTCACCCGCAACGGCCAGAAGCTCGACGTCTCGGACGACATCTCCGCCTTCAGGCCCACCGTGAAGGACGTCAACGCCACCGGCAAGCCCGTGATGGGCGTTGAGCTTGGCGAAGGCGGCTTCGTCATCCGCGGCGTCGCCCCAGTGAAGACCGCCCAGAACAAGCAGCTCGGCTCCGTGGAACTGCTGGCGGAGTTCGGCCCCATCCTGGAAGGCGCGGCCTCCGAGGGGCAGGAACTGCTGCTGTACATGAACGCACAGTTCCTGAACATCACGGCCGCCCTGCGCGATCCCGCCAAGAACCCTGTGCTGGACGGCAAGTTCGTGCGCGTCAGCGGCGCCAAGGACGCAGGGCTGGAGAAGCTGGTGACGCCCGAGCTTCTGGCGCGCGGCCAGAAGGAGCTGGTGGTGGAGCGCAAGGGCGACCTCTCCCTGGGCGCATTCCCCATCAAGGACTACAAGGGAGTGCAGACCGGGGTGATGGTGGCGGTGGTCAACACGGCCAGCGAATCGGCCACCATCAGCACGGCGAAATACACCCTGGCGGCGCTGCTGGCCCTGCTGCTGATCGTGCCCACGGGCATCGCGAGCATCGCCTTCATGCGCTCCGTGGCCCGTCCCATCGACCGCATCGTGGCCAAGATCCGCGACATCACCGAAGACAAGGCCGACCTCACGGACAGGCTGCCCGAGGACAGCCGCGACGAGATGGCCAGCCTGGCCATCTGGTTCAACAAACTCATGGTCAAGGTTTCGCAGCTCATCTCCATCAACCGCTCAGTGCTCGACGCCGTGCCCGACCCCCTGTTCGTGGTGGACGAGGAGTACCGCATCAAGTTCGCCAACAAGGCCACCTCGGAGTTCGCCGGCATCGATCAGCGCGCCCTGGCGGGCATGAGCTGCTCCGACATCTTCAAGACCAAGGCCTGCAACACCCCGGACTGCCCGATCCAGCGTGAGCGAGACAACACCCGGGGGGACGGGGCCGCGCGCATCGAATGCATCAAGGAAGGCAGACGCGTGGTGCTGCGCCCCTTCGTGAAGACCATCACCGACGACCACGGCACCCTGCTCGGATACCTCGAGCTGGCCCAGGACGTCACCGGCATGGTGGAGCGCGAGGAGGCCCTGGAGGAACACCTGGAGCAGTTGCGCCACGTCAATGCGGAGATCACCGCCGTGGCTGAGGAGATTTCCGGCTCCCTGGAGGAGATCTCCGCCCAGGTGGAGGAGGTCTCGCAGGGGGCGGACATCCAGAAATCCCGCGTGGAGGAGACGCTGTCCTCCATGTCGGAGATGACGGCCGCGTCGAGGGACGCTGCCCGCAGCGCCCAGGAAGCCTCCACCCAGGCCGAAGCCACCAGGGAGACCGCCGAGCAGGGCGAGAAGGTTGTGCGCCAGGCCAGGGAGGTCATCGACTCCGTGCGCGCCCAGACCGAGTTGCTGCGCTCCAACATGGACGGCCTGGGCAGGCGCGCGCAGGATATCGGCCGAATCCTTACCGTGATCAACGACATTGCCGACCAGACCAACCTGCTGGCGCTCAACGCCGCCATCGAGGCCGCCCGCGCGGGCGACGCGGGGCGCGGCTTCGCCGTGGTGGCCGACGAGGTGCGCAAGCTTGCGGAGAAAACCGTGCACGCCACCGGCGAGGTCTCCGAGGTTATCGGGGCCATCCAGAACGAGACCCGCAACAACCTGGACGTCACCGTGAAGGCCGTGGAGACCGTGGACAAGGCCACCTCCCTGTCGGAGCTTTCCGGCGATTCGCTCAAGCGCATCGTGGAGCTGGTGCACCTCACGGCGGAGCAGGTGCGGACCATCGCCACCGCGGCGGAGGAGCAGTCCTCCGTGAGCGAGCACATCGGCAAGGCCCTGGACGACGTTCACGCCGTGTCAGCCAGCACCGCGCGGGGCATGGACGCCTCGGCCCAGGCCCTGTCCGGCCTGGCCGAGCTGGCCCAGCGGCTGCGCAGCGTGGTGGCCATCAAGGAGTGA
- a CDS encoding diguanylate cyclase — MLHDPTELSPEEILSKITLLLVEDDAITAETLARFLSKRMATVLKARDGAEGLRMFREHRPDIVVADINMPVMDGLSMAAIIKTESPDTPVIAVTAHTEDHVLRKALQVGLEGYITKPLETDALIPVLYRNARVVTQRKRDDVRSHMISYLLDINPHLIVSCQDGRVDYANLTFLQYMGHDSLESLLSGKPGAMRDIFVAGTRYPITDFASWMGRLRDPDLTDRNACFSSSGGECFYENTFWVSSRSFPELGRDIVTFTDITPLERERVQLLYRATTDSLTGVSNRYKLTEYINAEHTRFKRYGMPLSLVMVDIDHFKEINDTHGHSVGDDVLVELAGLMLRDIRDTDSLGRWGGEEFLIVSPITGLGDALDFAERMRASIERKKFPATGRVTCSFGVVELGKDESVQELLQRVDAALYKAKNNGRNRVETI, encoded by the coding sequence ATGCTCCACGACCCCACCGAACTCTCCCCCGAGGAGATTCTCTCCAAAATCACGCTCCTGCTCGTGGAAGACGACGCGATAACCGCCGAGACCCTGGCGAGGTTCCTTTCCAAGCGCATGGCCACGGTGCTCAAGGCCCGGGACGGCGCCGAAGGGCTCAGGATGTTCCGGGAACACCGCCCGGACATCGTCGTCGCGGACATCAACATGCCCGTGATGGACGGGCTCTCCATGGCGGCCATCATCAAGACCGAGTCGCCCGACACCCCGGTGATCGCCGTGACCGCCCACACCGAGGACCACGTGCTGCGCAAGGCCCTGCAGGTCGGCCTGGAGGGCTACATCACCAAACCGCTTGAGACGGACGCCCTCATCCCGGTGCTCTACCGCAACGCCCGCGTGGTGACCCAGCGCAAGCGGGATGACGTGCGGTCGCACATGATCTCCTACCTGCTCGACATCAACCCGCACCTGATCGTCTCCTGCCAGGACGGACGGGTGGACTACGCCAACCTGACCTTCCTGCAATACATGGGGCACGACTCCCTGGAGTCGCTCCTTTCGGGGAAGCCGGGCGCCATGCGGGACATCTTCGTGGCCGGAACGCGCTACCCGATCACCGATTTTGCCTCCTGGATGGGCAGGCTGCGCGACCCGGATCTCACGGACCGCAACGCGTGTTTTTCCTCCTCCGGAGGCGAGTGCTTCTACGAGAACACCTTCTGGGTGTCCTCGCGCTCCTTCCCGGAGCTGGGCCGCGACATCGTCACCTTCACGGACATCACCCCCCTGGAGCGCGAGCGCGTCCAACTGCTCTACCGGGCCACCACGGACAGCCTCACCGGCGTGAGCAACCGCTACAAGCTCACGGAATACATCAACGCCGAGCACACCCGCTTCAAGCGCTACGGGATGCCGCTGAGCCTCGTCATGGTGGACATCGACCACTTCAAGGAAATCAACGACACCCATGGCCATTCCGTGGGCGACGACGTGCTCGTGGAGCTGGCGGGGCTCATGTTGCGCGACATCCGCGACACCGACTCCCTGGGCCGCTGGGGCGGCGAGGAGTTCCTGATCGTCTCGCCCATCACCGGCCTGGGTGACGCCCTGGATTTCGCCGAGCGCATGCGCGCCAGCATCGAACGCAAGAAGTTCCCGGCGACCGGCCGCGTGACCTGCAGCTTCGGCGTGGTGGAGCTGGGCAAGGACGAGTCCGTGCAGGAGCTTTTGCAGCGCGTGGACGCCGCCCTCTACAAGGCCAAGAACAACGGCCGCAACCGCGTGGAGACCATCTGA
- the rnr gene encoding ribonuclease R → MGNRPGKKGRKQGQPAIDQTEVLRLFRRTGTPMTLKDVLAGLEAPKMHKGQVQHLLEQLTGEGRLIRLQGAWGLSGNMRLVTGKLEVQRSGVGYLICDDKRRKDVFINPRDFGEAWHGDRVAAALTRQRGDKCEGRIVRILERPAAVLPCRVERPLRGGLLLCKPTDPRHTHALLLEPEKGADAPKPGDVLTLKAGDKIDHQLYAAEVVENLGSESDIAVQERLVKLNHGVPGPFPAACLEQAATLPPAPGEADFEGRRDMRSMGFVTIDGEKARDFDDAILVERDGPGYRLYVAIADVAHYVPQDSPLDREAQERGNSYYFPQSVEPMFPEALSNGLCSLNPAVPRLAMVVETDFRADGHHGESRFYPAVIESHARLTYTQVNRALVDKDEAVRAEIAPVLPMLETAEMLARAINRLRAERGSLDFDLPEPEILFNLQGEAVGIRPRERQFGNQIIEEFMIAANEAVARFLTEHGAPVPYRVHPEPDPDKLQTLFTILQRADITLVLPKQATPKGLQELLRQAHGTEMEFLASRLMLRSMMQARYNIANMGHYGLASECYCHFTSPIRRYADLMVHRGLKAVLEGRQPPLNARRMQVACEHISQRERVAMEAEREILKRATVLFLRDKVGGVFEGVVSSLSDFGFWVELTELMAEGLVRLSTLTDDYYALFPERQELLGQHTGRRFRLGQHVRVELTDVELGRLEVNLKLAEGENGERGGRPGLPRRQAAKVVKAARSARPAKAAKAGGKRQENSGRSRRPKR, encoded by the coding sequence ATGGGCAACCGCCCCGGTAAGAAGGGCCGCAAGCAGGGCCAACCAGCCATCGACCAGACCGAGGTGCTGCGCCTTTTCAGGCGCACAGGCACCCCCATGACCCTCAAGGACGTACTCGCAGGGCTTGAGGCCCCGAAGATGCACAAGGGCCAGGTGCAGCACCTGCTGGAGCAGCTCACCGGCGAGGGCAGGCTCATCCGCCTGCAGGGCGCCTGGGGGCTTTCCGGGAACATGCGCCTGGTGACCGGCAAGCTGGAGGTGCAGCGCTCCGGTGTGGGCTACCTCATCTGCGACGACAAACGCCGCAAGGACGTGTTCATCAACCCGCGCGACTTCGGCGAGGCCTGGCACGGCGACCGCGTGGCCGCCGCGCTCACCCGCCAGCGCGGCGACAAATGCGAAGGGCGCATCGTGCGCATCCTGGAGCGGCCAGCCGCCGTGCTGCCCTGCCGCGTGGAGCGTCCCCTGCGCGGGGGCCTGCTGCTGTGCAAGCCCACGGACCCGCGCCACACCCACGCCCTGCTGCTGGAGCCGGAGAAAGGCGCCGACGCGCCCAAGCCCGGCGACGTGCTGACCCTCAAGGCCGGGGACAAGATCGACCACCAGCTCTACGCCGCCGAGGTCGTCGAGAACCTGGGCAGCGAGAGCGACATCGCCGTGCAGGAGCGGCTGGTGAAGCTCAATCACGGCGTGCCTGGGCCCTTCCCCGCCGCCTGCCTGGAGCAGGCCGCCACTCTGCCCCCCGCCCCCGGCGAGGCCGACTTCGAGGGCCGGCGGGACATGCGCTCCATGGGCTTCGTGACCATCGACGGGGAGAAGGCCCGCGACTTCGACGACGCCATCCTGGTGGAGCGCGACGGCCCGGGCTACCGGCTCTACGTGGCCATCGCGGACGTGGCCCACTACGTGCCGCAGGATTCCCCCCTGGACCGCGAAGCCCAGGAGCGCGGCAACTCCTACTATTTCCCGCAGTCCGTGGAGCCCATGTTCCCCGAGGCCCTCTCCAACGGGCTGTGCAGCCTGAACCCGGCCGTGCCCCGGCTGGCCATGGTTGTGGAGACGGACTTCCGCGCGGACGGCCACCACGGCGAGAGCCGCTTCTACCCGGCGGTGATCGAGAGCCACGCCCGGCTGACCTACACCCAGGTGAACCGCGCCCTGGTGGACAAGGACGAGGCCGTCCGGGCCGAGATAGCGCCCGTGCTGCCCATGCTGGAGACGGCCGAAATGCTGGCCCGGGCCATCAACCGCCTGCGCGCCGAGAGGGGCAGCCTGGATTTCGACCTGCCCGAGCCGGAGATACTCTTCAACCTGCAGGGCGAGGCCGTGGGCATCCGCCCCCGAGAGCGCCAGTTCGGCAACCAGATCATCGAGGAGTTCATGATCGCGGCCAACGAGGCCGTGGCCCGCTTCCTCACCGAGCACGGCGCGCCCGTACCCTACCGCGTGCACCCCGAGCCGGACCCGGACAAGCTCCAGACCCTCTTCACCATCCTGCAACGCGCCGACATCACCCTGGTGCTGCCCAAGCAGGCCACCCCAAAGGGCCTGCAAGAGCTTCTGCGCCAGGCCCACGGCACGGAGATGGAGTTCCTGGCCAGCAGGCTCATGCTGCGCTCCATGATGCAGGCCCGCTACAACATCGCCAACATGGGCCACTACGGCTTGGCCTCGGAGTGCTACTGCCACTTCACCTCGCCCATCAGGCGCTACGCCGACCTGATGGTCCACCGGGGGCTCAAGGCCGTGCTGGAGGGCCGCCAGCCGCCGCTGAACGCCCGCAGGATGCAGGTCGCCTGCGAGCACATCAGCCAGCGCGAGCGCGTGGCCATGGAAGCCGAGCGCGAGATACTCAAGCGCGCCACAGTGCTCTTCCTGCGCGACAAGGTGGGAGGGGTGTTCGAGGGCGTGGTCTCCTCCCTGTCGGATTTCGGGTTTTGGGTGGAGCTGACGGAGCTGATGGCCGAGGGCCTGGTGCGGCTCTCCACCCTCACGGACGACTACTACGCCCTGTTCCCCGAGCGGCAGGAGCTGCTGGGCCAGCACACCGGGCGCCGCTTCCGCCTGGGCCAGCATGTGCGCGTGGAGCTGACCGACGTGGAGCTTGGCCGCCTGGAGGTCAACCTCAAGCTGGCCGAGGGCGAAAACGGCGAACGCGGAGGACGCCCCGGCCTGCCGCGCAGGCAGGCGGCCAAGGTGGTGAAGGCCGCCAGGTCCGCCAGGCCGGCGAAGGCGGCCAAGGCGGGCGGCAAGCGGCAGGAGAATTCCGGGCGGTCGCGCCGGCCCAAGCGCTGA
- a CDS encoding ABC transporter substrate-binding protein codes for MFSAGKIAKPLFMLLAVTLFSCVVASAQTAPSDQPEAAPATGAAPKRAKTPPRVLPKPGEVVPLDQAAAPAGAPDQASAPAVSPGAPASPAAKPGKKSAAQAAPAQPAAEPIEAAQAAPAAPAQAPAARTPAKGAKAAPAAAGSASIRPDKLSAMPVRAKGKDTKVSIGALLPLTGAQAAQGQGSKAAIELAVADINAYLAEMGSTDRVSVQIEDTASNPATALERLKALSVAGIRMVVGPYSDNEVDAVLDFATKNGILLLSMGSAGPYLARPGDNLFRFVPTDAYQAEAIAVLASQEGCTQLISIWEGDIYGDEVVTHIKGQFANQGGQIIPGTRFRPEVTTGMASYVADLKAQIDKSVKDKKKLAIVVAANGSHTAAILREAAKVPGLDEAHWYGSDSAALRGAIIQDQDVAKFAAKVRVAFARLGETGTALYSELEKRVEDKVNAFVDTQALVAYDIVWLCTSLGLNAGDDFPALKKALAPTAEHFYGTTGWMAVNENGDRREDYDFDFWTIKFIDGKYYWVKTARYQFDPGSVKQLIINAAEKD; via the coding sequence ATGTTTTCGGCGGGAAAGATTGCCAAACCCCTTTTCATGCTCCTGGCCGTGACGCTGTTTTCCTGCGTGGTGGCCTCGGCCCAGACGGCCCCCTCGGATCAGCCCGAGGCGGCCCCCGCCACAGGCGCGGCCCCGAAACGGGCCAAGACGCCGCCCAGGGTCTTGCCCAAACCGGGTGAGGTCGTCCCCCTGGATCAGGCCGCCGCCCCTGCCGGGGCGCCCGATCAGGCCTCCGCTCCCGCTGTTTCTCCTGGAGCGCCTGCCAGTCCGGCCGCCAAGCCGGGTAAAAAGTCAGCCGCGCAGGCAGCTCCTGCGCAGCCCGCTGCAGAGCCGATTGAGGCCGCGCAGGCGGCTCCCGCCGCTCCGGCGCAGGCTCCTGCCGCCCGCACCCCCGCCAAGGGGGCCAAGGCCGCGCCCGCCGCGGCCGGTTCGGCGTCCATCCGCCCCGACAAGTTGAGCGCCATGCCCGTTCGCGCCAAAGGCAAGGACACCAAGGTGTCTATCGGGGCCCTGCTGCCGCTCACCGGCGCGCAGGCGGCCCAGGGCCAGGGCAGCAAGGCGGCCATCGAGCTGGCCGTCGCTGACATCAACGCCTATCTGGCCGAGATGGGCTCCACCGACCGCGTGAGCGTCCAGATCGAGGACACTGCCTCCAACCCGGCCACCGCCCTGGAGCGCCTCAAGGCCCTCTCCGTGGCGGGCATCCGCATGGTCGTGGGACCCTACAGCGACAACGAAGTGGACGCCGTGCTCGATTTCGCCACCAAGAACGGCATCCTGCTGCTCTCCATGGGCAGCGCGGGCCCCTATCTGGCCAGGCCCGGCGACAACCTGTTCCGTTTCGTGCCCACCGACGCTTATCAGGCCGAGGCCATCGCCGTGCTGGCCAGCCAGGAAGGCTGCACCCAGCTCATCAGCATCTGGGAAGGCGACATCTACGGCGACGAGGTGGTCACCCACATCAAGGGCCAGTTCGCCAACCAGGGCGGCCAGATCATCCCCGGCACCCGCTTCCGCCCCGAGGTGACCACCGGCATGGCCAGCTACGTGGCCGACCTCAAGGCCCAGATAGACAAGAGCGTGAAGGACAAGAAGAAGTTGGCCATCGTGGTTGCCGCCAACGGCTCGCACACCGCCGCCATCCTGCGGGAGGCCGCCAAGGTTCCCGGCCTGGACGAGGCCCACTGGTACGGCAGCGACAGCGCGGCCCTGCGCGGCGCCATCATCCAGGACCAGGACGTGGCCAAGTTCGCGGCAAAGGTCCGCGTGGCCTTCGCCCGCCTTGGCGAGACAGGCACCGCCCTCTACAGCGAGCTTGAGAAGCGCGTGGAGGACAAGGTGAACGCTTTCGTGGACACCCAGGCACTGGTCGCCTACGACATCGTGTGGCTGTGCACCTCCCTCGGGCTCAACGCCGGTGACGACTTCCCGGCCCTGAAGAAGGCCCTGGCCCCCACGGCGGAGCACTTCTACGGCACCACGGGCTGGATGGCCGTGAACGAGAACGGCGACCGCCGCGAAGACTATGACTTCGACTTCTGGACCATCAAGTTCATCGACGGCAAGTACTACTGGGTCAAGACGGCCCGCTACCAGTTCGATCCGGGCAGCGTGAAGCAGCTCATCATCAACGCCGCCGAGAAGGACTAG
- the mnmE gene encoding tRNA uridine-5-carboxymethylaminomethyl(34) synthesis GTPase MnmE: protein MRAAYSPKDTIAAIVTAPGRGGVGVVRLSGPEARRIGQAMFRSARPDFSGFKPYRLHHGTLLDERGQPLDDVLAASMPGPGSYTGEDVLEFHCHGSPAILQAAVNAAVALGARHAQRGEFTRRAFLAGRMDLSQAQAVAELIAARTTAGAHLALSRLEGLMGRRVSELRARLETLRQRICLAVDFPDDEGECLDEADFLAVLDEVGSAIERMRAAHVRSRPLREGETVVLAGPVNAGKSSLLNALVGRERAIVCDAPGTTRDFLEEQIDLDGLPLRLVDTAGLREAADTAADPVEREGQARCMDLMKASSLVLLVLDGSRPFDPAGLQCECGPVSLDPARVLGVVNKADLPFGASGGSGGDPRLLLTEAGIEVLEVSARTGQGLEGLCAALRRRLLEHGPQADSGVPVPNDRENALLALAAQELEALAQDTRAGVPPDLLGVRLEGVCSRLAEITGEIAPGDVLNAIFDGFCIGK from the coding sequence ATGCGCGCCGCGTATTCACCCAAGGACACCATCGCCGCCATTGTGACCGCTCCGGGGCGCGGCGGCGTGGGCGTCGTGCGGCTGAGCGGCCCCGAGGCCCGGCGCATCGGCCAGGCCATGTTCCGCTCCGCCAGGCCGGACTTTTCAGGGTTCAAGCCCTACCGTCTGCACCACGGCACGCTCCTGGACGAGCGCGGCCAGCCCCTGGACGATGTGCTGGCCGCCTCCATGCCCGGCCCCGGCTCCTACACCGGGGAGGACGTGCTGGAGTTCCACTGCCACGGCTCGCCAGCCATCCTACAGGCGGCGGTGAACGCCGCCGTGGCCCTGGGCGCGCGCCACGCCCAGCGCGGGGAGTTCACGCGGCGGGCCTTCCTGGCCGGGCGCATGGACCTCTCGCAGGCCCAGGCCGTGGCCGAGCTCATCGCCGCGCGGACCACGGCCGGGGCGCACCTGGCCCTCTCCCGGCTGGAGGGGCTCATGGGCCGCCGCGTGTCCGAGCTGCGCGCCCGGCTGGAGACGCTCCGGCAGCGCATCTGCCTGGCCGTGGACTTCCCCGACGACGAAGGCGAGTGCCTGGACGAGGCGGACTTCCTGGCCGTGCTGGACGAGGTCGGGAGCGCCATAGAGCGGATGCGGGCGGCCCACGTCCGCTCCAGGCCGCTGCGCGAGGGCGAGACCGTGGTGCTGGCCGGGCCGGTCAACGCGGGCAAGTCCAGCCTGCTCAACGCCCTGGTGGGGCGCGAGCGGGCCATCGTCTGCGACGCCCCGGGCACCACCAGGGACTTCCTGGAGGAACAGATCGACCTTGACGGCCTGCCCCTGCGTCTGGTGGACACCGCCGGGCTGCGCGAGGCCGCGGACACCGCGGCTGACCCCGTGGAGCGCGAGGGCCAGGCCAGATGCATGGACCTCATGAAGGCCAGCTCCCTGGTGCTGCTGGTGCTGGACGGCTCCAGGCCTTTCGACCCGGCCGGGCTGCAATGCGAGTGCGGCCCCGTCAGCCTGGATCCGGCGCGCGTGCTGGGCGTGGTCAACAAGGCCGACCTGCCGTTTGGGGCATCCGGGGGGAGCGGGGGCGACCCCCGGTTGCTCCTGACGGAAGCGGGGATCGAGGTGCTGGAGGTATCGGCGCGCACGGGCCAGGGCCTCGAAGGGCTCTGCGCCGCATTGCGCCGCCGCCTGCTGGAGCACGGACCCCAGGCGGACTCGGGCGTGCCCGTGCCCAACGACAGGGAGAACGCCCTGCTGGCCCTGGCCGCCCAAGAGTTGGAAGCCCTGGCGCAGGATACCCGCGCCGGTGTGCCGCCGGATCTGCTGGGAGTGCGCCTGGAGGGCGTCTGCTCCAGGCTGGCTGAGATAACGGGCGAGATCGCGCCCGGCGACGTGCTCAACGCCATTTTCGACGGTTTCTGCATTGGCAAATAG